A region from the Lentimonas sp. CC4 genome encodes:
- a CDS encoding ATP-binding protein yields the protein MKNSGLDKILGRIDDLDSVNLGILVQRLARDRKLQETVFNTIQDGILVIDSEGVVQYANEAAFSLIGLKEDDIGTTRLWKMVPDLARSIDLDKNKKVAKASPVLSREVELTYPEHRFVRLYMVPIDANVGHHDSGGTVVVLSDVTEEKVSMEERIESERIASIMRLSAGVAHELGNPLNSLTIHLQLIERKLKKLQLGAEASGMADSLEVCQGEVKRLDGIITHFLEAVRPQQPELNELDLIELLDEVLRVQEAELSNRRLDVNVDVAQTIPSILGDRGQIKQVFFNLVKNAMEAMQAGGKLRVLARSDDEFVYLQFIDTGSGISEDELSRILQPYYTTKKEGHGLGMMIVQRIIRDHGGQLGIESRKGEGTAITLQFPQQHRRTRLLDG from the coding sequence ATGAAAAACTCCGGACTTGATAAAATCCTGGGCCGTATCGATGACCTCGATTCGGTGAATCTGGGTATTCTGGTGCAGCGCCTCGCGCGCGACCGTAAGCTGCAGGAGACCGTGTTTAACACGATTCAGGATGGGATCCTGGTGATTGATTCCGAAGGGGTGGTGCAATACGCCAACGAGGCGGCCTTTAGTCTGATTGGCTTGAAAGAGGATGACATCGGCACTACCCGCCTGTGGAAAATGGTGCCAGATCTGGCGCGCTCAATTGATTTAGATAAAAATAAAAAGGTGGCGAAAGCCTCGCCCGTGCTGTCCCGAGAGGTCGAGCTGACGTATCCAGAGCATCGGTTCGTTCGTCTCTATATGGTGCCGATCGACGCGAATGTCGGGCACCATGATAGTGGCGGCACGGTCGTCGTGCTTTCTGATGTGACCGAAGAAAAAGTTTCGATGGAAGAGCGGATCGAGAGCGAACGCATTGCCTCGATCATGCGTCTCTCTGCGGGCGTCGCCCATGAGCTAGGTAATCCGCTCAACTCGTTGACGATTCATCTGCAGCTGATCGAACGAAAACTGAAAAAGCTACAACTCGGAGCGGAGGCCAGTGGTATGGCCGACTCACTCGAAGTGTGTCAGGGCGAGGTCAAGCGCCTCGACGGTATCATTACCCATTTCCTCGAAGCGGTGCGGCCGCAGCAACCTGAACTCAATGAGCTCGATTTGATCGAACTCCTAGACGAGGTGTTACGTGTGCAGGAAGCCGAATTGAGTAACCGGCGCTTGGATGTAAATGTCGATGTCGCCCAAACCATTCCATCGATCCTTGGCGATCGTGGCCAAATCAAGCAGGTCTTTTTTAATCTGGTCAAAAATGCGATGGAAGCGATGCAGGCAGGTGGGAAGCTCCGAGTTTTAGCGCGCAGTGATGACGAATTTGTGTATCTGCAATTCATCGATACCGGCTCGGGCATTTCAGAAGATGAGCTCTCTCGTATCTTGCAGCCGTATTACACGACCAAGAAGGAAGGTCACGGACTCGGCATGATGATCGTGCAACGCATTATCCGCGACCACGGCGGTCAGCTCGGCATCGAATCGCGCAAAGGCGAGGGCACCGCGATTACCCTACAGTTCCCGCAGCAACACCGTCGCACGCGTCTGCTGGATGGATAG
- a CDS encoding four helix bundle protein has translation MPTIFDHERLNVYQRSLDFVEFAETLLSDLPKGLAAHDQIDRASTSIPLNLAEGNGKFTAKDRCRFFDIARGSALECAAALDVLTRRNKIGATTAEEGKIILKEIVSMIVGLIRSQEGGRVYEDPAAYNEGD, from the coding sequence ATGCCCACTATCTTTGATCACGAAAGGTTAAACGTCTATCAGCGTTCTTTAGACTTTGTCGAATTTGCAGAGACGCTGTTGTCGGATTTACCCAAAGGGCTCGCTGCGCATGATCAAATCGATCGTGCGTCTACTTCGATACCACTGAATTTGGCCGAAGGAAATGGGAAGTTCACGGCAAAGGATCGTTGCCGTTTCTTTGATATTGCGCGTGGTTCCGCCTTGGAATGCGCCGCTGCTTTGGATGTCTTGACCCGTCGCAACAAAATAGGGGCGACGACCGCTGAGGAGGGGAAAATAATTCTGAAAGAGATTGTTTCGATGATTGTTGGACTCATTCGCAGTCAAGAAGGCGGGCGCGTGTATGAAGACCCCGCAGCTTACAATGAAGGTGACTGA
- a CDS encoding phosphopantothenoylcysteine decarboxylase, giving the protein MSNASSIRCLITAGPTREFIDPVRFLSNPSTGKMGYAIAEAAVAAGWTVDLVAGPVALQEPEDVILYPVVSAEEMFHHVDALFDACDVLIMTAAVSDFRPVTQHAKKEKKGDASMTIEFERTIDILKTMTERKAQQTVVGFAAETDNVDAYARKKLEEKNLDWIVANKVGEAGAGFAADTNEVTLIAADGSSLKIGPATKAEIAKQLIQLVTPMA; this is encoded by the coding sequence ATGTCGAACGCAAGCTCTATTCGTTGTCTTATCACTGCGGGCCCAACCCGTGAATTTATCGATCCGGTGCGCTTTTTGAGCAATCCATCCACCGGGAAAATGGGCTATGCCATCGCCGAAGCCGCTGTAGCTGCCGGATGGACGGTCGATCTAGTCGCTGGGCCGGTCGCCCTGCAAGAGCCAGAGGATGTTATTTTATACCCAGTTGTCAGTGCTGAGGAAATGTTTCACCACGTCGATGCTCTGTTTGATGCCTGTGATGTGTTGATCATGACCGCGGCCGTGAGTGATTTTCGACCAGTCACACAACACGCCAAGAAGGAGAAGAAGGGCGATGCCTCAATGACCATCGAATTTGAGCGCACCATCGATATTTTAAAAACGATGACTGAGCGCAAGGCGCAGCAGACGGTGGTCGGCTTTGCCGCAGAGACGGACAACGTCGACGCCTACGCCCGTAAAAAGCTGGAAGAGAAAAACCTCGATTGGATCGTGGCCAACAAAGTGGGCGAGGCGGGCGCAGGCTTTGCCGCCGATACCAATGAAGTGACGCTGATCGCCGCCGACGGCAGCTCACTTAAAATTGGCCCCGCCACCAAAGCCGAGATCGCCAAGCAGTTGATCCAGCTGGTGACGCCAATGGCTTAG
- a CDS encoding VC0807 family protein, protein MLLNIGFNILLPIMVLNKGKKYFGEYLEPYFENVAVGILIIAILFPVCYFIYDYFKRSKYNVFSILGLISVLLTGGIGILEIPTEWFAVKEAAIPLLLGIAVVVSLKTPWPLIRTLLYNPEILDVDKVHNALVAHDSESAFEKLLTKCTWLLAFSFLLSGILNFVLARWIVVSPSGTDAFNSEVSKMMAWSWPVIVIPSMAIMMVTLWMLLGGIKQMTGLELEDILHGAPPKADAKGSDQAEG, encoded by the coding sequence ATGCTCCTCAACATTGGCTTCAACATCTTGTTGCCCATTATGGTGCTCAACAAGGGCAAGAAATATTTCGGCGAATACCTGGAGCCCTATTTTGAGAATGTCGCTGTCGGTATCCTGATCATCGCCATCCTCTTCCCGGTCTGCTATTTCATCTACGATTACTTCAAACGCTCGAAGTATAACGTCTTCTCCATCCTCGGTCTCATCAGCGTGCTACTCACTGGTGGCATCGGCATTCTGGAGATCCCCACCGAATGGTTCGCGGTGAAAGAAGCAGCAATTCCGCTACTGCTAGGCATCGCGGTCGTCGTGTCACTCAAGACGCCTTGGCCACTGATTCGCACACTGCTCTACAATCCGGAAATTCTGGATGTGGACAAGGTGCACAACGCACTCGTCGCACATGACAGCGAATCCGCCTTTGAAAAGCTCCTCACGAAGTGCACATGGCTCCTCGCCTTCTCTTTCCTACTCAGCGGTATTCTCAACTTCGTGCTCGCACGCTGGATCGTCGTCAGCCCAAGTGGCACGGATGCCTTTAATTCAGAGGTCAGTAAAATGATGGCTTGGAGCTGGCCCGTCATCGTCATCCCAAGCATGGCAATTATGATGGTCACACTCTGGATGCTACTCGGCGGCATTAAGCAAATGACGGGGCTAGAGCTGGAAGACATCCTGCACGGCGCACCACCGAAGGCGGACGCAAAGGGTAGCGATCAGGCTGAAGGGTAA
- a CDS encoding citrate synthase, whose protein sequence is MENTGTIRLGDENFEFPIIEGTEGEKALDTRTLRAKSGCITFDEGYGNTGSCMSEISFIDGEKGILRHRGYPIEQLAEESAFLEAAMLIIYGELPDDERLKAFKYHVRRNASIHTGMHSHFDGFPSNAHPMAILSAMLNALGAYYPQMSSNDREQDLAHFDETAALLISKVRTIAAMTYRMKMGLPFVYPADKRYTGNFLHMMFSEPYNEWMDDHGAGKALDLFLMLHADHEQNCSTSTVRMVASGGANLFASVSAGVCALWGPSHGGANMAVIKMLEDIHASGDDGSRFIQAAKEGKAKLMGFGHRVYKNYDPRAKILGKSAESILESMGMNDPLLDIARKLEQAALEDDYFVSRKLYPNVDFYSGLILKAIGIPVEMFTVMFAIGRMPGWIANWKEIAENPKSRIHRPRQIYTGSTKRDYVKMEDR, encoded by the coding sequence ATGGAAAATACAGGCACTATCCGACTCGGCGATGAGAATTTCGAGTTCCCGATAATTGAAGGAACCGAAGGAGAGAAGGCTCTCGATACTAGGACGTTACGCGCTAAGAGCGGTTGTATTACGTTTGATGAGGGCTATGGCAATACCGGCTCTTGCATGAGCGAAATTAGCTTCATTGATGGTGAGAAAGGCATCCTTCGTCACCGTGGTTATCCGATTGAGCAACTTGCCGAGGAGTCCGCTTTCCTCGAAGCTGCCATGCTGATTATTTATGGCGAGCTACCCGACGACGAGCGCCTGAAGGCTTTTAAGTATCACGTGCGCCGCAATGCCTCGATTCACACAGGTATGCACAGCCACTTTGATGGATTCCCTAGTAATGCACATCCGATGGCGATTCTTTCGGCGATGCTCAATGCCTTAGGGGCTTACTATCCTCAGATGTCGTCGAATGACCGTGAGCAAGACCTCGCCCACTTCGACGAGACCGCAGCGTTACTGATCTCTAAGGTGCGCACCATCGCGGCGATGACCTATCGTATGAAAATGGGGCTGCCCTTTGTTTATCCTGCGGATAAGCGCTACACTGGCAACTTTTTGCACATGATGTTCTCCGAGCCTTATAATGAGTGGATGGATGATCACGGTGCAGGAAAGGCACTCGACCTATTCCTCATGCTGCATGCAGATCACGAGCAAAATTGCTCTACTTCGACGGTTCGCATGGTTGCCTCTGGTGGGGCGAATCTCTTTGCATCTGTCTCGGCGGGTGTCTGCGCGCTCTGGGGCCCGTCGCATGGTGGTGCCAATATGGCGGTGATCAAGATGCTCGAAGACATTCATGCCTCGGGCGATGACGGTTCTCGGTTCATCCAAGCGGCGAAAGAAGGTAAAGCGAAGCTTATGGGCTTCGGGCACCGCGTGTATAAGAACTACGATCCGCGTGCAAAGATTCTCGGTAAGAGCGCTGAGTCTATTCTTGAGAGCATGGGCATGAATGACCCGCTGCTTGATATTGCTCGTAAGCTCGAACAAGCCGCACTGGAAGATGATTATTTCGTCAGCCGTAAGCTCTACCCGAATGTCGACTTCTACAGTGGCTTGATTTTGAAGGCTATCGGTATCCCAGTTGAGATGTTTACCGTGATGTTTGCGATTGGTCGTATGCCAGGTTGGATTGCGAACTGGAAGGAAATTGCAGAAAACCCGAAGAGCCGTATCCACCGCCCTCGTCAGATTTATACAGGCTCCACGAAGCGTGATTACGTGAAGATGGAAGATCGCTAG
- the hisH gene encoding imidazole glycerol phosphate synthase subunit HisH: protein MSAVTSNNKPRLAVIDYGMGNLRSVVRAWEHVGADAQLVSTPAEIKDADALVFPGQGAIVDTMRLLKETGFDNAIREWIAADKPFFGICLGLQALFEHSEEGDTPALGVFKGRVRRFQIDPSLKVPHMGWNSVSFDGEDPLTEGLESGTDQFYFVHSYYIDPEDKSLALFETDYGGRFVSGIRSGKCYATQFHPEKSQAKGLHLYRNFLKLL from the coding sequence ATGAGCGCAGTTACTTCAAATAATAAGCCACGCCTTGCCGTAATCGATTACGGTATGGGGAATTTGCGTAGTGTTGTGCGGGCTTGGGAGCATGTTGGCGCGGATGCGCAACTCGTCTCCACTCCAGCTGAAATCAAGGATGCCGATGCCTTGGTATTTCCTGGTCAAGGGGCGATCGTGGATACGATGCGCTTGCTCAAAGAGACTGGATTTGATAATGCGATCCGCGAGTGGATCGCTGCGGATAAGCCATTTTTCGGCATTTGCCTCGGGCTACAGGCATTATTCGAACACTCCGAAGAGGGCGACACGCCAGCATTGGGTGTCTTTAAGGGGCGGGTTCGTCGCTTTCAGATCGATCCATCGCTTAAGGTGCCACACATGGGTTGGAATTCAGTAAGCTTCGATGGCGAAGACCCATTGACCGAAGGCCTGGAGAGTGGAACGGATCAATTTTATTTCGTGCATAGCTACTATATTGACCCCGAAGATAAGAGTCTCGCGCTGTTTGAGACGGATTACGGTGGTCGTTTTGTTTCCGGGATTCGTTCTGGTAAGTGTTATGCTACACAGTTTCATCCCGAGAAAAGTCAGGCAAAAGGATTACACCTTTACCGCAATTTCTTGAAACTACTTTAG
- the hisB gene encoding imidazoleglycerol-phosphate dehydratase HisB produces MAEPRIAKITRNTKETQIELELNVDGTGVSEIDTGIPFFDHMLTLFAKHGLFDLKVKATGDIDVDYHHMVEDTGIVLGQAVKQALGDKGGIRRYGFFLLPMDESLARVVLDLSNRQAFVYNVDYKFPMVRDFSIVLVKEFFQAFANDAACNLHITLEYGEEPHHIAEAIFKGFARALDVATTVDPRLGGALPSTKGTLSL; encoded by the coding sequence ATGGCTGAACCACGCATAGCAAAAATCACTCGCAATACTAAAGAGACTCAGATCGAACTCGAACTGAATGTCGACGGCACTGGCGTGTCTGAAATCGACACTGGCATCCCGTTTTTCGACCACATGCTGACGCTCTTTGCCAAGCACGGCTTGTTTGACCTGAAGGTCAAAGCAACCGGCGATATCGATGTTGATTATCATCACATGGTGGAGGACACCGGCATCGTGCTCGGGCAGGCAGTCAAGCAGGCGCTTGGTGATAAGGGTGGCATCCGTCGTTACGGATTCTTCCTCTTGCCGATGGATGAGTCGCTCGCCCGCGTGGTGCTCGATCTCTCGAACCGTCAGGCCTTCGTCTATAATGTGGACTACAAATTTCCAATGGTGCGCGATTTCAGCATCGTGCTCGTGAAGGAGTTTTTCCAAGCATTTGCCAACGACGCAGCCTGCAACCTCCACATCACTCTGGAATACGGCGAAGAGCCGCACCACATCGCCGAAGCGATTTTCAAGGGCTTTGCGCGTGCGCTCGACGTGGCGACCACAGTCGATCCTCGCCTCGGCGGAGCATTGCCGTCCACGAAGGGCACGCTCTCGCTGTAG
- the hisC gene encoding histidinol-phosphate transaminase encodes MKKTFDANARALKHVQELHAYVPGEQPQGQGWVKLNTNENPYPPSPKVGEAVAAEVAQLRRYPEPVSQKLRAVIGARYGLTAKNVIIGNGSDNILDLITRCYVSSEGAGHMVPSYSLYPVVAGMSGQGTIDVPFTRSMELDVDAIVAANAPVFFLTSPNAPTGVAFPLATIETILQRIDGILVVDEAYVDFGGESAVALIQDYENLVVVRTFSKSYGLAGMRVGFGMASEGIIGMLDRVRDAYNVDRVAQAAAQAAFEDVAYFEEQRQKVIATREATLAQLDSLGWFTYPSAANLLFTEPKNAAGEVGADVAASLFEHLKRKRVLVRYFPNHPLTCSFLRVSIGTDAEMEAFITAVTSWLNHA; translated from the coding sequence ATGAAGAAAACATTTGATGCCAACGCTCGTGCTTTGAAGCACGTTCAGGAACTCCACGCTTATGTCCCCGGTGAGCAACCGCAGGGCCAGGGATGGGTGAAACTCAACACGAACGAGAATCCGTATCCTCCGTCGCCGAAGGTCGGTGAGGCTGTGGCCGCTGAGGTGGCACAGTTGCGCCGCTACCCAGAGCCTGTGAGCCAGAAGCTACGTGCGGTGATCGGTGCGCGCTATGGCCTGACGGCGAAAAACGTGATCATCGGTAATGGCTCTGACAATATTTTGGACCTGATTACGCGTTGTTACGTGTCGTCCGAAGGGGCGGGGCACATGGTGCCAAGTTATTCGCTCTATCCGGTCGTGGCTGGTATGTCGGGGCAGGGCACGATTGATGTGCCGTTTACTCGCTCGATGGAGCTCGATGTGGATGCGATTGTGGCCGCGAATGCCCCCGTGTTTTTCCTGACGTCGCCCAATGCGCCGACCGGCGTCGCGTTTCCTTTGGCAACGATTGAGACGATCTTGCAACGGATTGACGGCATCTTGGTCGTGGATGAGGCGTATGTGGATTTCGGCGGCGAGAGTGCCGTTGCGCTGATTCAGGATTACGAAAACCTCGTCGTGGTGCGCACGTTCTCGAAGTCTTATGGACTGGCGGGCATGCGTGTCGGCTTCGGCATGGCGAGCGAAGGAATTATCGGGATGCTCGACCGTGTGCGTGATGCCTACAACGTCGATCGTGTCGCTCAGGCTGCAGCACAGGCCGCGTTTGAGGATGTTGCTTATTTCGAAGAGCAGCGCCAGAAGGTGATCGCGACTCGCGAAGCGACACTTGCTCAGCTCGATTCGCTGGGCTGGTTCACGTATCCATCTGCAGCGAATTTATTGTTTACCGAGCCGAAAAATGCGGCAGGCGAGGTGGGCGCAGACGTTGCAGCCTCGCTGTTTGAGCATTTGAAGCGCAAGCGCGTATTAGTGCGCTATTTCCCAAACCATCCTTTAACTTGCTCTTTTCTCCGCGTCAGCATAGGAACTGACGCTGAAATGGAGGCATTTATAACCGCTGTTACATCATGGCTGAACCACGCATAG
- a CDS encoding DUF481 domain-containing protein, whose product MKNGSRLVGDLVSAEADKVVFDTPFAGRITIKQENIERITTEEPVTLMMEDGTVYRDRQIISTETAMLVEAENEKTVIFAAQDIEMVNPEPWKLGKGYDWTGRISLAMEYERGNSNSDEWHLQANSVWRSLVDRYTLKGDKEYEESKNVKKEDNWFAYGKYDRFLEPGSQNYRGFHLSYEYDEFADLDLRSIYGVHAGRDFSDNPHFTLQMELGPAWVDEQFIEAPSDSWLGIMWTATATSDIIGFGSTLYLDHDGIFNTSDPRDTILNATVGIRFPIAGGFETALEAEFEYDGGAVENVDQLDETYTLNFGYSW is encoded by the coding sequence ATGAAAAATGGATCTCGACTGGTAGGTGACCTCGTTAGCGCTGAAGCCGACAAAGTCGTATTCGATACCCCCTTTGCTGGTAGAATCACCATCAAACAGGAGAACATCGAGCGCATTACCACCGAAGAGCCAGTCACGCTGATGATGGAAGACGGCACCGTGTATCGAGACCGTCAGATCATATCGACCGAAACAGCGATGCTGGTAGAGGCTGAGAATGAAAAAACAGTTATCTTCGCCGCCCAAGATATCGAAATGGTGAACCCTGAGCCATGGAAACTGGGCAAAGGCTACGACTGGACTGGTCGCATCTCACTCGCAATGGAATACGAACGTGGCAATTCCAACTCCGATGAATGGCACCTCCAGGCCAACTCGGTATGGCGTAGCCTAGTTGACCGCTACACACTCAAAGGTGACAAAGAGTATGAAGAATCCAAGAACGTCAAAAAGGAAGACAACTGGTTCGCCTACGGAAAATACGACCGCTTCTTAGAACCTGGCAGTCAGAACTACCGCGGCTTCCATCTCAGCTACGAATACGACGAATTTGCCGATCTCGACCTGCGTAGCATCTACGGCGTGCATGCGGGGCGCGATTTCTCTGATAATCCACACTTCACCCTGCAGATGGAACTCGGCCCGGCGTGGGTGGACGAACAATTCATCGAAGCCCCAAGCGACAGTTGGCTCGGTATCATGTGGACAGCCACCGCCACCAGCGACATCATTGGCTTTGGCTCTACGCTCTACCTCGACCACGACGGGATCTTCAACACCAGCGATCCACGCGACACGATACTCAACGCAACAGTCGGCATCAGATTCCCTATCGCAGGCGGATTCGAAACCGCATTGGAAGCCGAATTCGAGTATGACGGCGGCGCCGTGGAGAATGTCGATCAATTAGACGAGACCTACACACTCAACTTCGGCTACTCTTGGTAA
- a CDS encoding DUF3313 domain-containing protein has translation MKLKTLTPLLLIAAASALLSGCASPAKTVVETGFLDNYSQLRDGEKGEARYVYIDHRSNFTKYTKVNIMPVTIWRSDDSEMDELPPEVAQKLANDLHTAVYNEISKDYEIVDTTGPDTLLLRVALTEAVGANSVMNTVSTVVPVGLVVSEADKVISGSHPFVGKASIEVELLDSDTGERLAAAVDGRDGSIGFGAKWTQVEKAFNFWAEKMRDRLKRLTTASRLKQNLLDVKL, from the coding sequence ATGAAACTAAAAACACTCACACCACTCCTCCTCATCGCCGCAGCTTCGGCACTGCTCTCTGGCTGCGCGAGCCCTGCCAAGACCGTTGTAGAAACAGGATTCCTAGACAACTATTCTCAGCTGCGTGATGGCGAAAAAGGCGAAGCGCGCTACGTCTACATCGACCATCGTTCAAATTTCACAAAATATACCAAGGTCAATATTATGCCCGTAACGATCTGGCGCAGTGACGACTCTGAAATGGATGAGCTACCTCCAGAAGTCGCTCAGAAGCTCGCCAACGATCTTCACACCGCAGTTTACAACGAGATCAGCAAGGACTACGAAATCGTCGATACCACAGGCCCAGACACACTGCTACTCCGCGTGGCACTGACCGAAGCAGTCGGTGCCAACAGCGTCATGAACACAGTCTCTACAGTCGTGCCCGTCGGGTTGGTTGTATCAGAAGCTGACAAAGTTATCTCTGGCAGCCACCCCTTCGTCGGCAAAGCGTCCATCGAAGTCGAACTGCTTGACTCCGACACGGGCGAACGCCTCGCTGCTGCAGTCGACGGACGTGATGGCTCCATCGGCTTTGGCGCGAAATGGACCCAAGTCGAAAAAGCCTTCAACTTCTGGGCAGAGAAAATGCGTGACCGCCTCAAGCGCCTGACCACCGCGAGCCGCCTCAAGCAAAACCTGCTTGATGTGAAACTCTAG